Proteins encoded in a region of the Phycisphaerae bacterium genome:
- a CDS encoding extracellular solute-binding protein — protein MVERSIDKKAFIKESSFRAFGVYIALFFYGVSIFYVYFLGADKTAFESDTKVITIAHWQLEDGFREGFNDAIALFELLKAHQFDKLIENYEQQRAEGFKLLIIEFMQRDPSKNDSDFRRNLRIFKRELKPTYTVAQQIIDQILAEEKDVRKVDFASMPQAQQKEYEWTMNFVNRIKTQEYSDEFYDYVRGFNEATKRGCDWVQKAIEYAKNNTKPQKVKIIQSAVPARAYSQWFITQLIGGKPADIIELRSTSNVYQQYFNPLSSYVGKPNKYNYGTVLQGMPWKDTYIDGMESALDYSFSEYFGVGMTFHTVRLFINLDLLEKATGSKEMPQDLTEWLDICNKVKEYGQRIGKPVIPIGVRGLDRATLYGLWTYYFSQLNGNLNDIAMRYYVANSDALAEPDSMREILHDDPEERERMLAACEIIRDIGQFFGDGFTAMDLEQTKFQFFSGNTAFLPAGSWNGYSFLRNSQFEVGILKIPVVGFKHKFSKYYSGPIAESNTKVGCNFGIPKATKNFETALDFLQFITSYQINQMAMMRAKWPAAVKKAQYYELLKKFEPQKEGNLQILLPFYLYTSSSSFRKSMEWLEEIILKNVMDPGHYFYDNFKKYSVPRMIGDNEEIRHGVNRDETYMEMQRSQMSLTAMLSGLSEPKRQALILRQQMAEENLAINIHNNRNLMKSTKLLKEFLE, from the coding sequence ATGGTTGAAAGAAGTATTGACAAAAAGGCATTTATTAAAGAAAGTTCTTTTAGGGCATTTGGTGTTTATATTGCTCTGTTTTTTTATGGGGTATCAATATTTTACGTATATTTCCTTGGTGCAGATAAAACAGCCTTTGAGTCGGACACAAAGGTAATTACAATTGCACACTGGCAACTTGAAGATGGTTTTCGTGAAGGTTTTAATGATGCAATTGCTCTTTTTGAATTATTAAAAGCACATCAATTTGATAAACTTATAGAGAACTATGAACAACAAAGGGCGGAAGGTTTTAAGCTTCTTATTATAGAGTTTATGCAAAGGGATCCTTCTAAAAACGATTCTGATTTTAGGCGCAATCTCAGAATTTTCAAGAGGGAGCTAAAACCCACTTATACGGTAGCACAGCAGATAATTGATCAGATTCTTGCTGAAGAAAAGGATGTGCGAAAGGTTGACTTTGCTTCTATGCCTCAAGCTCAGCAAAAAGAATATGAATGGACTATGAATTTTGTCAACCGTATTAAAACCCAGGAATACAGCGATGAGTTCTATGATTATGTAAGAGGTTTTAATGAAGCTACAAAAAGAGGTTGCGACTGGGTACAAAAAGCAATTGAATATGCCAAAAATAACACAAAACCACAAAAAGTAAAAATTATTCAGTCTGCTGTGCCAGCTCGTGCATATAGCCAATGGTTTATAACACAACTTATTGGCGGTAAACCTGCGGATATAATTGAACTTAGAAGTACAAGCAACGTTTATCAGCAGTATTTTAATCCTCTTTCCAGCTATGTTGGAAAACCAAACAAGTATAACTATGGAACTGTTTTGCAGGGTATGCCGTGGAAGGATACCTACATAGATGGTATGGAAAGCGCTCTTGATTATAGTTTTTCGGAATACTTTGGGGTGGGTATGACTTTTCATACGGTTCGTCTATTCATTAATCTTGATCTGCTTGAAAAAGCAACAGGTTCAAAAGAAATGCCACAGGACCTTACAGAATGGCTCGATATTTGTAATAAGGTGAAGGAATATGGGCAGAGAATTGGCAAACCCGTAATACCTATTGGTGTTCGCGGGCTCGATCGAGCAACTTTGTACGGGCTGTGGACGTATTATTTCAGCCAATTAAATGGCAATCTCAATGATATAGCGATGAGATATTATGTGGCAAATTCCGATGCACTTGCAGAACCAGACTCTATGCGGGAAATATTACATGATGACCCTGAAGAAAGAGAAAGGATGCTTGCGGCCTGTGAAATTATTCGTGATATAGGACAGTTTTTTGGCGATGGTTTTACAGCAATGGATCTTGAACAAACTAAATTCCAGTTCTTCTCCGGCAACACTGCGTTTTTGCCTGCAGGAAGCTGGAATGGATATTCTTTTTTACGAAATTCACAATTTGAAGTCGGTATTCTAAAAATCCCAGTGGTAGGTTTCAAACATAAGTTTTCTAAATATTATTCAGGACCAATAGCTGAGTCAAATACCAAAGTCGGCTGCAATTTTGGTATCCCAAAGGCAACAAAAAATTTTGAAACAGCCCTTGATTTTCTTCAGTTTATTACAAGTTACCAGATCAATCAGATGGCGATGATGCGTGCAAAATGGCCTGCAGCTGTTAAAAAGGCACAATATTACGAATTACTCAAAAAATTTGAGCCACAAAAAGAAGGAAATCTTCAAATTTTACTGCCGTTCTATTTATATACATCAAGTTCTTCATTTAGAAAAAGTATGGAATGGCTTGAGGAGATAATACTCAAAAATGTCATGGACCCAGGTCATTATTTTTATGATAATTTCAAAAAATATTCTGTGCCACGTATGATAGGAGATAATGAAGAAATTAGGCATGGCGTTAATAGAGATGAGACATATATGGAAATGCAAAGAAGTCAGATGTCTTTGACAGCCATGTTGTCGGGATTGTCTGAACCAAAACGACAAGCACTGATATTACGTCAACAAATGGCGGAAGAGAATCTTGCGATCAACATTCATAATAACCGCAATTTAATGAAAAGCACTAAGTTGTTAAAAGAATTTTTAGAGTGA
- a CDS encoding DUF4432 family protein, translated as MSSWHYRQGFHGHRVSAKYAFLLMLMKVVYAKQVLQCRFNLTVTKEYSKKQLTWPTNWQHWGLSEYITALEPGTNPPVGQCKAREQNQLIPPEPDESRSYELRIAVLTQKEKIREFSSIIG; from the coding sequence ATGTCATCTTGGCATTATAGACAAGGATTTCATGGTCATAGGGTTTCAGCAAAGTATGCGTTTTTGTTGATGCTGATGAAAGTGGTATATGCAAAACAGGTCTTACAATGCAGGTTTAATTTGACTGTAACAAAGGAATACAGCAAAAAGCAATTGACCTGGCCGACTAATTGGCAACACTGGGGGCTTAGCGAATATATTACTGCGCTTGAACCCGGAACTAATCCACCTGTAGGCCAATGCAAGGCAAGGGAGCAGAACCAGCTTATCCCTCCTGAACCGGATGAAAGCAGGTCTTATGAATTACGGATAGCAGTTCTTACGCAGAAAGAAAAAATCAGAGAATTTTCATCAATAATTGGATAA
- a CDS encoding beta-galactosidase, translating to MKNIFGFLLLLLLCRFSLATQGQVLNVGYTSVEILNYSNLAINFQNRPVAEAFFKIRQNQSDNSKAVHHDCNIPYHTKEIIVDNGINLVVLFKADTVNTEHNSIIFEIRSNSVSIKYDLAFIDNVMSTDIGFVTSDSFCTGSPFRAFLADGKEVTGELQKDPLFKNATIKNIRELVLSKCDTGKLNVICEQLPPFEFIDTRDISNPKRRINSSIAVPDTRGKLVLLYGSCQDANFVTVDLKPVCNMGFRDSLANDGVGGWMDEGAGRDMSQFVSGKNLYSGIVFDVIEPNNNKGMSAIILKGGPNHGQNFPEQFDIPIGRSGSSFYALYTSGWAKSGTDDGKVVAAYIVKYADGQEDEHEIVYGRDITDWQDLSNKPNYIQAWTGRNSVGNIAIGASSFPLKDKVVQSIRLEKRGQSNCMIGLIGLTLSDQPVQVGLTKLPNGPVSMPPLRYKFVGDAERIAAWLDPNELNVSGPVSRQGYDVTFDSDDVLMMGANHSTPRTEIEPNEQQSKNIVDYVKAGGSLYISWPVDETIRDLLQILPVEQAGEAITFVPKDQVLMILPTDYNHPIFSDINWADYLPQPYYYPVKIKLGSEVIARFSNGIPALVYWKVGKGKVLYSAFPLEYGNYIGTTSGRHPWSRCEFFYKVLYWLKGNEDFARYLGKRTICGRLRAELSDIVASCNSELENLRAVETYIGQENIAKKFNSELQDIFSEMDSSDHFLVTLKLDEAIKGYRNAYSRGNTLLTHILDATSGIKSSALKEKKLDLINIKPGPPLLIGSHCSLTSYGSSRSSDSKVREYSIIRSFQRQSELGFNTAVEHAGLVCFTKKDSDPTVVDDNDLNLWIYNDMLRALKQTGWRYFMSIDSSDLLNFGEGNYKFFHKDMPLGEEPYIYSGRKIYPPSIWNRTFLDRRRQVLEKVTLYYKDKAEIIGYDMDNEPSAYLGYSDDIVKHFQEWLKVKFGSIKRFNAALKKNYTDFNVIKPPTLYDVRKEGVTEIAKRPVWYEWWLFQDDVIVNHFREDYETIKRISPDKIVRERFSEVSATGRPYRNDGAGRLPYHRITKYVDMTGMHMWVLYSLDFMRAQANNAQLGLGEYYMTPLDGPYNSRLQLNDGTSGYWAIPVVESENVNCAAAERNFWIALSRGVRSFNIHTLKAGIGVYNMIQPDNLHWNRTLYALKYAGKEFSRIRGEIDGAEVISQVALLEVPESTTQSFGTAIEEDTICTQVEQNYIFDALHDPLDIQSDPIAPDSNYNGYKVVIASQPLFLSNESEAKVMDFVKKGGIFIATGPLGLYTEHGFANQRILKNIFGITEVKRVTFPSDINLKSGLSIKPVSHKSLCWKYNLSKDLKVLAYFSDGTPAVVETEYGKGRMILTAYALSQTENIAEQLHQLVEPFVNFPVKSSPPVNLFLLRKEGVLLVFAVNKQIYPIERQMKLNGTKKIDDIRAGISIVTDSVPLRLGPGECRVFKIYDK from the coding sequence ATGAAAAATATTTTTGGTTTCCTGTTACTTCTTTTGTTATGTCGGTTTTCTTTGGCAACTCAAGGACAGGTTCTGAATGTCGGCTATACATCTGTCGAAATTTTGAACTATTCAAACCTTGCAATCAATTTTCAAAACCGGCCTGTAGCTGAAGCATTTTTCAAAATACGTCAAAATCAGTCGGACAACTCAAAGGCGGTTCACCATGATTGCAATATCCCATACCATACAAAAGAAATAATCGTTGATAATGGTATTAATTTAGTTGTGCTTTTCAAAGCTGATACAGTCAATACTGAACACAACAGTATTATTTTTGAAATCAGAAGCAATTCGGTTTCGATAAAATATGATTTGGCTTTTATAGATAATGTTATGTCTACGGATATTGGTTTTGTGACATCTGACTCTTTTTGTACAGGTTCTCCATTCAGAGCATTTCTTGCTGATGGAAAAGAAGTTACAGGTGAACTGCAAAAAGATCCGCTATTTAAAAATGCCACTATAAAAAACATAAGAGAACTTGTCCTTTCAAAATGTGACACAGGTAAGCTGAATGTAATCTGTGAGCAATTGCCACCTTTTGAATTCATAGACACCAGAGATATCAGTAACCCAAAACGCAGGATAAATTCATCTATAGCAGTCCCTGATACTCGAGGCAAATTGGTTCTTTTATATGGCAGCTGTCAGGATGCAAATTTCGTTACAGTTGACCTCAAGCCAGTCTGCAATATGGGATTTAGAGACAGTCTTGCCAATGATGGAGTCGGCGGATGGATGGACGAGGGAGCAGGAAGGGATATGAGTCAATTCGTTTCTGGAAAGAACCTCTATAGCGGCATTGTTTTTGATGTCATTGAACCAAATAATAACAAGGGTATGAGTGCAATTATCCTGAAGGGTGGGCCCAACCATGGTCAGAATTTCCCAGAACAATTTGATATACCTATTGGCAGGAGTGGAAGTTCATTTTATGCTTTGTATACAAGCGGCTGGGCAAAATCCGGAACAGATGATGGGAAAGTTGTTGCTGCATATATTGTAAAATATGCTGATGGTCAGGAAGATGAACATGAAATTGTTTATGGCAGAGATATTACGGATTGGCAGGATTTATCGAACAAGCCGAATTATATTCAAGCATGGACTGGACGTAATTCAGTTGGCAACATTGCAATCGGCGCAAGCTCTTTTCCGCTTAAGGACAAGGTTGTGCAATCTATAAGGCTTGAAAAGCGTGGTCAAAGCAATTGTATGATAGGGCTTATCGGCCTTACATTATCCGACCAGCCTGTGCAGGTTGGTTTAACCAAGTTACCAAATGGGCCTGTTAGCATGCCTCCTTTGAGGTATAAATTTGTTGGTGATGCTGAAAGGATAGCCGCTTGGCTTGACCCAAATGAGTTAAATGTATCTGGTCCTGTCTCTCGTCAGGGCTATGATGTCACTTTTGATTCTGATGACGTTTTGATGATGGGAGCCAATCATAGCACGCCTCGGACGGAAATCGAGCCTAATGAGCAGCAATCAAAAAATATAGTTGATTATGTAAAAGCAGGTGGTTCGCTATATATCTCCTGGCCGGTTGATGAGACTATCAGGGATTTATTGCAGATTCTTCCTGTTGAACAGGCAGGGGAAGCTATTACTTTTGTTCCAAAAGACCAGGTATTGATGATATTGCCGACAGATTACAATCATCCAATTTTTTCCGATATTAATTGGGCGGATTATTTGCCACAGCCGTATTATTACCCTGTGAAAATCAAACTGGGTTCGGAAGTCATTGCCAGATTTTCAAACGGTATACCTGCATTGGTTTACTGGAAGGTCGGAAAAGGTAAAGTCTTATATTCAGCATTTCCGCTCGAATATGGAAACTATATTGGTACTACGAGCGGGCGTCACCCCTGGTCAAGGTGTGAATTCTTCTATAAAGTTCTTTATTGGCTCAAAGGAAATGAAGATTTTGCCCGCTATCTTGGGAAACGGACGATTTGCGGCAGACTAAGGGCAGAGCTTTCTGATATAGTGGCCTCATGTAACTCTGAATTGGAAAATCTCAGAGCAGTTGAAACATACATAGGACAGGAAAATATTGCTAAAAAATTTAATTCTGAACTCCAGGATATTTTTAGCGAAATGGATTCTTCTGATCATTTTCTTGTTACACTCAAGCTTGATGAAGCTATAAAAGGATATAGAAATGCATATAGCAGGGGTAACACGCTTCTAACTCATATTCTGGATGCTACAAGCGGTATCAAATCTTCGGCATTAAAAGAAAAAAAATTAGATTTGATTAATATTAAGCCAGGACCACCTTTGCTTATTGGCTCTCATTGTTCGCTGACTTCATATGGCAGTTCAAGATCATCGGATAGCAAGGTGCGTGAATATTCTATTATACGGTCGTTCCAACGCCAGAGTGAACTGGGATTTAATACCGCGGTAGAGCATGCCGGCCTTGTTTGTTTTACAAAAAAGGACTCTGATCCTACAGTTGTGGATGATAATGATTTGAATCTATGGATTTATAATGACATGCTCCGAGCGCTAAAACAGACAGGTTGGCGATACTTTATGAGTATAGATTCATCTGATTTGCTTAATTTTGGAGAAGGTAATTATAAATTCTTCCACAAGGATATGCCTTTAGGAGAAGAGCCTTATATATACTCAGGGCGTAAAATATACCCTCCAAGTATCTGGAACAGGACATTTCTTGACCGTCGCAGGCAAGTTCTCGAGAAGGTAACCCTTTACTACAAGGATAAAGCTGAGATTATCGGTTATGATATGGATAATGAGCCATCTGCGTATCTGGGTTATAGTGACGATATTGTCAAGCATTTTCAGGAATGGCTTAAAGTTAAATTTGGCTCTATAAAAAGGTTCAATGCGGCTCTTAAAAAAAATTATACAGACTTTAATGTTATTAAACCTCCTACACTGTATGATGTGCGCAAAGAGGGGGTTACTGAAATAGCAAAACGTCCTGTATGGTATGAGTGGTGGCTATTTCAGGATGATGTAATTGTAAATCACTTCCGTGAGGATTATGAAACAATAAAACGCATATCGCCTGATAAGATAGTTCGTGAACGTTTTTCAGAAGTATCTGCGACAGGGCGGCCCTATAGAAATGATGGCGCGGGGAGACTGCCGTATCATCGTATTACCAAATATGTCGATATGACAGGCATGCATATGTGGGTCTTATATTCGTTGGATTTCATGAGAGCTCAGGCCAACAATGCACAACTCGGGCTTGGTGAATATTATATGACACCGCTTGATGGTCCATATAACAGCAGGTTACAGCTTAATGATGGCACAAGTGGCTATTGGGCTATTCCGGTTGTTGAGAGTGAAAATGTAAATTGTGCAGCGGCTGAGCGTAATTTCTGGATAGCATTATCGCGTGGTGTCAGGTCATTTAATATTCACACGCTCAAGGCCGGTATAGGTGTATACAATATGATACAGCCTGATAATTTACATTGGAATCGCACGCTTTACGCATTGAAATATGCTGGAAAGGAATTCTCACGAATTCGAGGCGAAATTGACGGAGCTGAAGTGATATCGCAAGTGGCGTTGCTGGAAGTGCCGGAAAGTACTACGCAAAGTTTTGGTACTGCAATTGAAGAAGATACTATTTGCACTCAAGTTGAACAAAATTATATCTTTGATGCGCTTCACGATCCATTGGATATTCAGAGCGACCCTATAGCCCCGGATTCAAATTATAACGGGTACAAAGTTGTAATAGCATCTCAGCCTCTGTTTCTCTCAAATGAGAGTGAGGCAAAAGTTATGGATTTTGTAAAAAAAGGGGGCATTTTTATTGCAACAGGCCCATTAGGCTTATATACTGAACATGGTTTTGCAAATCAGCGTATACTTAAAAATATATTTGGAATAACCGAGGTTAAACGAGTAACTTTTCCATCTGATATTAATTTAAAATCAGGGTTAAGTATCAAACCTGTTTCTCACAAAAGTTTGTGCTGGAAATATAACTTAAGCAAAGATTTAAAAGTTCTTGCTTATTTTTCAGATGGGACACCAGCTGTGGTTGAGACTGAATATGGCAAGGGGCGTATGATACTTACTGCGTATGCTTTATCGCAAACCGAGAATATTGCTGAACAACTCCATCAGCTTGTCGAGCCTTTTGTTAATTTTCCTGTTAAATCATCTCCACCGGTTAACTTGTTCTTGCTTCGTAAAGAGGGAGTACTTCTTGTATTTGCAGTAAATAAGCAAATATATCCGATTGAACGTCAGATGAAGCTCAATGGGACAAAAAAGATAGATGATATACGGGCCGGCATAAGTATAGTTACTGATTCAGTGCCTTTGAGACTTGGTCCCGGTGAATGTCGAGTTTTTAAAATATATGATAAGTAA
- a CDS encoding sugar ABC transporter permease, which yields MIVITKNKLKNYWHCYLLIIAPLILVLIFNYYPIFNGFIHIFYRWNGDNIEEFIGMGNFVKMFHDTELWRSFVVVGIFIVSNLIKMIPPIITAVVLHHIISSRIQYFYRVLFVIPMIVPAIVGILIWKYYYEPNTGFINAFLRTIGILGPAETIQWLTNIKLVIPSLIFAGFPWVGAFGVLIYLSGLSNISKEIYEAADIDGAGPIRVFWCIEVPLIMTQIRINLILMIIGTIQSWQNVYLYLGESGGPGGIATVPGLLIFREAFAKGFFGYGCAIGFLLFLLTLLLTWVNNRYVRVKK from the coding sequence ATGATAGTCATAACAAAAAACAAACTTAAAAATTATTGGCATTGCTACCTGCTAATTATTGCACCGCTTATACTGGTGCTTATTTTTAATTACTATCCGATTTTCAATGGTTTTATTCACATCTTTTACCGATGGAATGGAGATAATATCGAGGAATTTATCGGGATGGGTAATTTTGTAAAAATGTTTCATGATACAGAGCTTTGGCGATCTTTTGTGGTTGTGGGTATTTTTATTGTATCAAATCTCATCAAAATGATTCCTCCCATAATAACTGCTGTTGTTCTACATCATATCATTAGTTCTCGCATACAATATTTTTATCGTGTTCTTTTTGTAATACCTATGATTGTACCGGCTATCGTGGGAATTTTGATATGGAAGTATTATTATGAACCAAATACTGGTTTTATAAATGCATTTCTCCGCACTATTGGAATTTTAGGGCCTGCTGAAACAATACAGTGGCTCACAAATATAAAACTTGTAATTCCAAGCCTTATTTTTGCCGGTTTTCCATGGGTAGGGGCATTTGGCGTGCTAATTTATCTGTCAGGATTATCAAATATCAGTAAAGAAATCTATGAGGCCGCTGATATAGACGGTGCAGGCCCCATCAGAGTCTTCTGGTGTATAGAAGTACCTCTGATTATGACTCAAATCAGAATAAATCTTATTCTCATGATTATAGGCACCATACAAAGTTGGCAAAATGTTTATTTGTATCTTGGAGAAAGCGGCGGCCCGGGTGGCATAGCTACTGTTCCAGGACTTTTGATTTTCCGAGAGGCCTTTGCCAAAGGATTTTTTGGATATGGCTGTGCAATAGGTTTTTTGCTGTTTTTACTTACTTTACTGCTTACATGGGTTAATAACCGTTATGTAAGAGTCAAAAAATAA
- a CDS encoding carbohydrate ABC transporter permease, whose amino-acid sequence MKQINYTAEIVKNIFIIIILIFAFLGIYLMINVSLKDNAQFSRSPWLLEAPFHWENFIYAWQYIAPNIFNTVFVAFTTTIFSIVLAIIGAFFFARFKTFGSEFLFYVFIILMMYPGVANMVPEFKLISALGLYNTFWALIIPGVAGAQAMVIYIFRNFIEDIPHDLFDAAEVDGCSILGQIWNIVVPMSLPIIGTLGILRIIGEWNSFVGPLIFLRDSNRQLISVALLHLEGEYTKQWGQLMAGYTIASIPLIIIFIFCMKLFVQGLSEGAIKG is encoded by the coding sequence ATGAAACAAATAAATTATACAGCTGAAATTGTTAAAAATATTTTCATAATCATAATACTTATTTTTGCGTTCCTTGGCATTTATTTAATGATAAATGTTTCGCTTAAAGATAATGCTCAATTCTCCAGAAGTCCCTGGCTTCTTGAAGCTCCCTTTCACTGGGAAAACTTTATCTATGCCTGGCAATACATTGCGCCTAATATCTTTAATACTGTATTTGTTGCCTTCACGACCACGATATTTTCTATCGTTCTTGCGATTATAGGAGCCTTTTTCTTCGCTAGATTTAAAACCTTTGGCTCAGAATTTTTATTTTATGTTTTCATTATTCTTATGATGTACCCCGGTGTTGCCAATATGGTTCCTGAGTTTAAACTTATTTCCGCATTGGGACTTTATAATACATTTTGGGCATTGATTATTCCAGGTGTTGCCGGGGCGCAGGCAATGGTAATATATATTTTTCGTAATTTTATTGAGGATATTCCGCATGACCTTTTTGATGCGGCAGAAGTAGACGGTTGTTCAATACTCGGACAAATATGGAATATTGTTGTTCCTATGAGTTTACCCATTATCGGCACACTTGGTATTCTTCGTATTATAGGAGAATGGAATTCTTTTGTAGGTCCACTTATTTTTCTTCGAGACAGCAACAGACAACTTATATCCGTGGCGCTTTTACACTTGGAAGGTGAATACACCAAACAATGGGGACAGCTTATGGCTGGTTATACCATAGCCTCTATCCCTCTTATCATAATATTTATTTTCTGTATGAAATTGTTTGTTCAAGGTCTTTCTGAGGGTGCAATAAAAGGATAA
- a CDS encoding Gfo/Idh/MocA family oxidoreductase — MNDFGIAIIGASRRSDTMFNFLKHNPDYGFVKGLYDIIPQRGEYFINRYELKQAVIYNTLQQALDDKQVKAVFIGTPDYAHVEPAVESLKAGKHIYCEKPLATTLRDCDMIIDGAKNAKTVFYVGKNLRHSPVHEKLHEILESGKIGKLLTIEANEYYYAGRTYFRRWNRLRKYSGGLWITKACHDFDLLNWFAGGNPRKVFAVSSLSYYKTKEGAGPNCRECKIKNNCPDYYGVDEPEKYKWSSKWDELDRITEETTGRPRDLCLYNSDKDTFDNGIAVVEYDNDTRATYTVNVVSAQNTRQMRLTGTEGSVEGDMSEGKVVYWKRHTDTKELFDLKDKMNSGHGGADDQILKDFFNCCHNNNKPKTGWLEGRLALEVGLAARESCDTGKVIELPLV, encoded by the coding sequence ATGAACGATTTTGGTATTGCAATCATTGGGGCGAGCAGGCGAAGTGATACAATGTTTAATTTTTTAAAACATAATCCAGATTATGGTTTTGTAAAAGGTTTATATGATATTATCCCTCAAAGAGGAGAGTATTTTATTAACAGATACGAACTTAAACAAGCTGTAATATATAATACTCTCCAGCAAGCTCTTGACGATAAGCAGGTAAAGGCTGTTTTTATAGGCACTCCAGATTATGCCCATGTTGAGCCGGCAGTCGAATCATTAAAGGCTGGTAAACATATTTATTGTGAAAAACCATTGGCAACGACTTTGCGGGACTGTGATATGATAATTGATGGTGCAAAAAACGCTAAAACAGTTTTTTATGTTGGCAAAAACCTTCGACACAGCCCCGTTCATGAAAAACTTCATGAAATTTTGGAAAGTGGAAAGATCGGGAAGCTATTGACGATTGAAGCTAATGAATATTATTATGCCGGACGAACATATTTCAGGCGTTGGAATCGCCTAAGAAAATACAGTGGAGGTTTGTGGATTACCAAGGCATGCCATGATTTTGACTTATTAAACTGGTTTGCCGGTGGAAATCCAAGAAAAGTCTTTGCTGTAAGTAGTCTTAGTTATTACAAGACTAAAGAAGGGGCTGGGCCCAACTGTAGAGAATGTAAAATAAAGAATAACTGTCCGGATTATTATGGTGTTGATGAACCAGAAAAATACAAATGGTCCAGTAAATGGGACGAATTAGACAGAATCACCGAAGAAACGACAGGCCGGCCAAGAGATTTATGTCTATATAATTCTGATAAAGATACTTTTGATAATGGGATAGCCGTAGTTGAATATGATAATGATACCAGAGCAACTTATACTGTAAATGTTGTTAGTGCTCAGAATACTCGCCAGATGCGGCTGACCGGAACAGAAGGTTCAGTGGAAGGTGACATGTCCGAAGGTAAAGTAGTATACTGGAAGAGACATACAGATACAAAAGAGCTTTTTGATTTGAAAGACAAGATGAATTCAGGCCATGGTGGTGCTGACGACCAGATATTAAAGGATTTCTTTAATTGCTGTCATAATAACAACAAACCTAAAACGGGTTGGCTTGAGGGTAGACTTGCTCTTGAGGTAGGCTTGGCAGCCAGAGAATCCTGTGATACAGGTAAAGTAATTGAGTTGCCGTTAGTATAA